One region of Piscirickettsia litoralis genomic DNA includes:
- a CDS encoding 3'-5' exonuclease, with protein MAIFLDTETTGLTSDDEIVEIAIIDDSGQTLLNTLVKPVKNTTWPQAQRIHKISPDMVVDAPTLDDLSADIKGIVSGQELVIYNAGFDTKFLKGLLDDAESIQCCMLAWAQYAGEWNDYYNSYKWHKLIVAAAAINYQWSGTAHRALADTLACRAVWDYLKSKASC; from the coding sequence ATGGCGATTTTCTTAGACACAGAGACAACAGGGCTTACAAGTGATGATGAGATCGTAGAGATAGCGATCATTGATGATTCTGGCCAAACGTTGCTTAATACATTGGTAAAACCTGTGAAGAATACGACATGGCCACAGGCGCAGCGTATTCATAAAATATCGCCTGACATGGTTGTGGATGCGCCGACGTTGGATGATCTGTCAGCAGATATAAAAGGGATTGTAAGCGGACAAGAGCTAGTCATCTATAATGCAGGATTCGACACAAAATTTCTTAAAGGTCTGCTCGATGATGCAGAGTCAATTCAATGCTGTATGTTAGCCTGGGCCCAATATGCTGGGGAGTGGAACGATTACTATAACAGTTACAAATGGCATAAATTAATCGTTGCTGCGGCCGCAATTAATTATCAATGGAGCGGAACAGCGCATAGGGCGTTAGCTGATACGTTGGCATGTCGTGCGGTGTGGGATTATTTGAAATCAAAGGCCAGTTGCTGA